A single window of Granulicella sibirica DNA harbors:
- a CDS encoding radical SAM protein has protein sequence MAKAAKLFEKSLTYGAKGAWAIYNKLNSISPNASFTPKWSDKPLLKSYQKEKPPLGWPRTTDSLCPRCVPEIRQQIVDGKLPHEILLNEKVGEIKAQIIERDGQILMVKDCPIHGHFEDVMSIDTAFFKHLEEVFPGRDIKAHNDEKLHNHGTSTVTHGRGSVLTIDLTNRCNMMCDPCFMDANQVGFVHELTWDEIKTMLDNAVTIKPKRQMSVQFSGGEPTLSPYFLDAVAYARKVGYTSVQAATNGIEFAKSKEFAKAAADAGLRYAYLQFDGIGNAANSHRKVGNSFDVKLQAIHNLHEAGVDIVPVTCIINGINNEQVGRIIEFALDNPKKINFLSFQPVSFTGRDEDVSDERRAAQRYTLSHLAHDVKNQTGLGEPVRDWFPISFMSTFSDWADLVHGPNHDWGQLSCGCHPNCGIGMALMIDKETKEAVPVTAFLNADRLAKDIARVNDAARGKYLTMLGAGLALLRNYDPTKAPTHFKIMDLLTKFDKCFGASGRNYGKVTADRTMADIEKRRADRWNFLFIAGMWFQDLFNYDFRRTEQCIIPYATQEGEISFCAYNTGVGWRNIIEKMHMTSSLTKWYEEHGRHEIFAGGKKVGLEKEAKYDLVLNQAHVDSAANDTFEKSGIAKNSREEKIRARDAKIKQDAENARMAKLYRKEILQEPELPGGFVAIGEIGGLGGIKPAAPAPKSNVEVVQHIEETVSGD, from the coding sequence ATGGCAAAGGCAGCGAAGCTATTCGAAAAAAGCCTCACCTACGGAGCAAAGGGCGCATGGGCGATCTACAACAAGCTGAATTCCATCAGCCCCAATGCCAGCTTTACGCCCAAGTGGAGCGACAAGCCGCTGCTCAAGAGCTATCAGAAGGAGAAGCCGCCCCTCGGCTGGCCCCGCACCACCGACTCCCTCTGCCCCCGCTGCGTCCCTGAAATTCGCCAGCAGATCGTCGACGGCAAGCTCCCCCACGAGATCCTCCTGAACGAGAAGGTCGGCGAGATCAAGGCGCAGATCATCGAGCGCGACGGCCAGATCCTCATGGTCAAGGATTGCCCCATCCACGGCCACTTCGAAGACGTCATGTCGATCGACACCGCCTTCTTCAAGCATCTCGAAGAAGTGTTCCCCGGCCGCGATATCAAGGCGCACAACGACGAGAAGCTCCACAATCACGGCACATCCACCGTGACGCACGGACGTGGCTCGGTTCTCACCATCGATCTCACCAACCGCTGCAACATGATGTGCGATCCCTGCTTCATGGACGCCAACCAGGTCGGCTTCGTCCACGAACTCACGTGGGACGAGATCAAGACCATGCTCGACAACGCCGTAACCATCAAGCCCAAGCGCCAGATGTCCGTGCAGTTCTCGGGCGGCGAGCCCACGCTCAGCCCCTACTTCCTCGACGCTGTCGCCTACGCCCGCAAGGTCGGTTACACCTCCGTGCAGGCCGCGACCAACGGCATCGAGTTCGCCAAGTCGAAGGAATTCGCCAAGGCCGCCGCTGACGCCGGTCTCCGCTACGCCTACCTCCAGTTCGATGGCATCGGCAACGCCGCCAACTCGCACCGCAAGGTCGGCAACTCGTTCGACGTCAAGCTGCAGGCGATCCACAACCTGCATGAGGCCGGTGTGGACATCGTTCCCGTCACCTGCATCATCAACGGCATCAACAACGAGCAGGTTGGCCGCATCATCGAGTTCGCCCTCGACAACCCGAAGAAGATCAACTTTCTCTCCTTCCAGCCCGTCAGCTTCACCGGCCGCGACGAGGATGTCTCCGACGAGCGTCGCGCCGCACAGCGCTACACCCTCTCGCATCTCGCACATGATGTGAAGAATCAGACCGGCCTCGGCGAGCCCGTTCGCGACTGGTTCCCCATCTCCTTCATGTCCACCTTCTCCGACTGGGCCGATCTCGTCCACGGACCGAACCACGACTGGGGCCAGCTCTCCTGCGGATGCCACCCCAACTGCGGTATCGGCATGGCGCTCATGATCGACAAGGAAACCAAGGAAGCCGTTCCGGTCACCGCGTTCCTCAACGCCGATCGTCTCGCGAAGGATATCGCTCGCGTCAACGATGCGGCTCGCGGCAAGTACCTCACTATGCTCGGTGCCGGACTCGCGCTTCTACGCAACTACGATCCGACGAAGGCTCCCACGCACTTCAAGATCATGGATCTCCTCACCAAGTTCGACAAGTGCTTCGGCGCCTCTGGCCGCAACTACGGTAAGGTCACCGCCGACCGCACCATGGCCGATATCGAGAAGCGCCGCGCCGATCGTTGGAACTTCCTCTTCATCGCCGGCATGTGGTTCCAGGATCTCTTCAACTACGACTTCCGCCGCACCGAGCAGTGCATCATCCCGTACGCCACGCAGGAAGGCGAGATCAGCTTCTGCGCCTACAACACCGGCGTCGGCTGGCGCAACATCATCGAGAAGATGCACATGACGTCGTCCCTCACCAAGTGGTACGAGGAGCACGGCCGTCACGAGATCTTCGCCGGCGGCAAGAAGGTCGGTCTCGAGAAGGAAGCGAAGTACGATCTCGTTCTCAACCAGGCGCACGTTGACTCTGCCGCGAACGACACGTTCGAGAAGTCCGGTATCGCGAAGAACTCTCGCGAAGAGAAGATCCGGGCTCGCGACGCGAAGATCAAGCAGGACGCCGAGAACGCCCGCATGGCCAAGCTGTACCGCAAGGAGATCCTCCAGGAACCCGAACTCCCCGGCGGCTTCGTCGCCATCGGCGAGATCGGTGGACTCGGCGGCATCAAGCCCGCCGCACCCGCTCCGAAGTCCAACGTAGAAGTAGTCCAGCACATCGAAGAAACCGTCTCCGGCGATTAG
- a CDS encoding PIN domain-containing protein has translation MGGFRVMYLLDTDLLSQATKDTPNERAMAWLAGVPRQMTRLSVVSLQEIQTGIDILVQGPKRRGLELWFAEKVLAGFAGRIYSIDIEIARDCGHLLADSRKASHTAHLGDALIAATARVHGLSLATLNRKHFAHFDVDLADF, from the coding sequence ATGGGTGGATTTCGAGTGATGTATCTTCTCGATACCGACCTCTTGTCGCAAGCGACAAAGGATACGCCGAACGAGCGAGCGATGGCCTGGCTGGCTGGGGTCCCGAGGCAGATGACTCGCCTGAGTGTGGTCAGCCTTCAAGAGATTCAGACCGGAATCGACATTCTTGTGCAGGGCCCGAAACGCCGTGGTTTGGAGCTGTGGTTTGCCGAGAAGGTATTGGCCGGCTTCGCGGGCCGCATCTACAGCATCGATATCGAGATTGCGCGCGATTGTGGCCATCTGCTGGCAGATTCTCGAAAGGCGTCCCATACAGCACATCTTGGAGATGCTTTGATCGCCGCGACGGCTCGGGTGCATGGGCTGAGCCTGGCTACCCTGAACCGCAAGCACTTTGCACATTTCGACGTTGACCTCGCAGATTTCTGA
- a CDS encoding type II toxin-antitoxin system Phd/YefM family antitoxin yields the protein MASWKATQAKAQFSAMLDRAETEGPQLVQRRNKTFVVLTQDELEAKRGRQDQEESGQSLWDFLRLPPEDGVDIEFPRLKSKARWVDFE from the coding sequence ATGGCCAGTTGGAAGGCGACACAGGCGAAGGCGCAGTTCAGCGCCATGTTGGATAGGGCCGAGACAGAGGGGCCACAGCTCGTGCAGCGGCGGAACAAGACGTTTGTCGTGTTGACTCAGGACGAGTTGGAGGCAAAGCGCGGACGGCAAGACCAGGAAGAATCCGGGCAGAGCCTTTGGGATTTTCTGCGGCTCCCTCCCGAGGATGGCGTGGATATCGAGTTTCCGCGACTGAAAAGCAAGGCGCGATGGGTGGATTTCGAGTGA
- a CDS encoding DUF882 domain-containing protein yields MQTLRGRLLAALVAVAVFGTAGSMARASEAEGSAGSALSNAGEQFRLRLHHLHTGESIDVVYRIGNTYVPAGIAKLNYFLRDHRTNDEGSYDPKEFDLLHNILAKLGRPNGEIDIVCGYRTPQSNNFLRTRSANTGVAQNSQHVQSKAIDIRIPGVATTKLRDTALALGLGGVGYYPISQFVHVDVGPVRRWSYFGNGD; encoded by the coding sequence ATGCAGACTTTGCGCGGACGGTTGCTTGCGGCGTTGGTTGCGGTTGCGGTTTTCGGAACGGCAGGATCGATGGCGCGGGCGAGTGAGGCGGAAGGCAGCGCCGGATCAGCACTTTCGAACGCAGGCGAGCAGTTCCGGCTGAGGCTGCACCATCTGCATACGGGCGAGAGCATCGATGTCGTTTACCGGATCGGAAATACCTATGTTCCGGCTGGAATCGCGAAGCTGAACTACTTCCTTCGGGATCATCGCACCAACGATGAAGGCAGCTACGACCCGAAAGAGTTCGACCTTCTGCATAACATCCTGGCGAAGCTCGGACGCCCGAATGGCGAGATCGACATCGTCTGCGGGTACAGGACTCCGCAGAGCAATAACTTTCTGCGTACGCGTTCGGCGAATACTGGCGTGGCCCAGAACAGCCAGCATGTTCAGTCCAAGGCGATCGATATTCGCATTCCCGGTGTGGCAACTACGAAGCTGCGGGACACGGCTCTGGCGCTTGGGCTGGGCGGGGTTGGTTACTATCCGATCAGCCAGTTCGTGCATGTCGATGTTGGTCCGGTTCGGCGCTGGTCTTACTTCGGCAACGGCGACTAA
- a CDS encoding YceH family protein — MTDSTQSPLGAPLGLIELRVLGSLIEKEITTPEQYPLSLNALLNACNQRSSREPVLDLTQHQVFDAINVLEDLDLVNPIRDARVAKYEHRIRTILNLRRDETALICLLLLRGPQTPGELRSRADRMYAFDDLAAVQSTLDRLANRPLTGEGAAPKHPGPLTLQLPRQPGARESRYTHLLGDPTSIPVSAPQADTPRPSPNRIDQMERDLLELREQVAALSARLEALESTE; from the coding sequence ATGACCGATTCAACTCAATCCCCGCTCGGCGCCCCTCTTGGCCTCATCGAACTCCGCGTCCTCGGTTCCCTCATCGAGAAGGAGATCACGACTCCCGAGCAGTATCCGCTCTCGCTCAACGCCCTCCTGAACGCTTGCAACCAGCGCTCCAGCCGCGAGCCAGTCCTCGATCTCACTCAGCATCAGGTCTTCGACGCCATCAACGTCCTCGAAGACCTCGACCTCGTCAATCCCATCCGCGACGCGCGCGTGGCCAAGTACGAGCACCGCATCCGCACCATCCTGAATCTCCGCCGCGACGAAACCGCCCTTATCTGTCTCCTCCTCCTTCGCGGCCCGCAAACGCCAGGCGAACTCCGCTCCCGAGCCGACCGCATGTACGCGTTCGACGACCTCGCCGCCGTCCAGTCCACGCTCGACCGCCTCGCCAACCGCCCACTCACCGGCGAAGGCGCAGCACCGAAACACCCAGGTCCACTCACCCTCCAGCTTCCGCGCCAACCCGGAGCCCGCGAGTCCCGCTACACCCACCTTCTCGGTGACCCGACCTCCATTCCAGTCTCTGCACCACAAGCCGATACTCCGCGCCCATCGCCAAACCGCATCGACCAGATGGAACGCGATCTCCTCGAACTCCGAGAACAGGTCGCCGCTCTCTCGGCTCGCCTCGAAGCCCTCGAGTCGACAGAATAA
- a CDS encoding chemotaxis protein CheW: MQTPASHASPPQAPLVPRDRSGKYLTFHLGEEDFGTEVMKVREIMGLQDITTVPQTPPYVKGVLNLRGKVIPVLDLRLRFGLEPEDYTTRTCIIVVRTRQSDEELVIGMVVDGVAEVLNISASEIEDTPDFGPSVIMPYLKGLAKVKGKVKILLDLDEVLNTRELAGLSALLH; encoded by the coding sequence ATGCAGACGCCCGCTTCCCATGCATCGCCTCCGCAAGCGCCGCTCGTGCCTCGAGATCGCTCCGGCAAGTATCTGACCTTCCATCTTGGAGAGGAAGACTTCGGAACAGAGGTCATGAAGGTCCGCGAGATCATGGGCCTACAGGACATCACGACGGTCCCCCAGACTCCTCCTTACGTCAAAGGCGTCCTCAACCTCCGCGGCAAGGTCATTCCTGTCCTCGATCTGCGCCTGCGGTTTGGCCTCGAGCCCGAGGATTACACCACGCGCACCTGCATCATCGTCGTCCGCACCCGCCAATCAGACGAGGAACTTGTGATCGGCATGGTCGTCGACGGAGTCGCCGAAGTCCTCAATATCTCCGCATCCGAGATCGAAGACACACCGGACTTTGGCCCGAGCGTCATCATGCCTTATCTCAAGGGACTCGCCAAGGTCAAAGGCAAGGTCAAGATCCTGCTTGATCTCGACGAGGTCCTCAACACCCGCGAACTCGCCGGTCTCAGCGCCCTTCTCCACTAG
- a CDS encoding HAMP domain-containing methyl-accepting chemotaxis protein — MTIGKRIVVTCGILIVAMVLQAVVALIGFAHMQTGIDVMANESVPGIVSSRALVSDIYHLRGNFTRHIITIDPAEMASIERSDDELFRAMRDDMQAFSATARTEEDRAALANVQALTDRFLAEWQTVLPLSRAGKKSEAAAVYLKDTTPIISELNEVLPNLDHRKLAQQSEVSASVTTTVRRSFWLTLVIFIFSTLAGALVAAYIVNGTNRTLRSAVAELGEVAGQISGAASQVASSSEKMAQGSSHQAATIEETSSASTQINSMAQRNTENSRTTAEIVTQSQVRFEETNHSLHQMVEAMDGITSSSQKISKIIKVIDEIAFQTNILALNAAVEAARAGEAGMGFAVVADEVRNLAQRCAQAAQDTANLIDESIQRSHGGKIKVDEVAIAIRVITSESAKMKILVDEINLGSIEQARGIDQISRSISQMEQVTQDAAANAEQGAGAAQRLSTQARTMQEVVERLNALVDGASRSSARIAPEHAVVRAAGARITPTLRTPPRGVRTTFKSSVPFSVSSRVIPAHATLGGKDFSDFPLDDGDFKEF; from the coding sequence ATGACCATCGGCAAACGAATCGTCGTCACCTGCGGCATCCTGATCGTCGCCATGGTCCTTCAGGCCGTGGTTGCGCTCATCGGTTTTGCCCACATGCAAACCGGCATCGACGTCATGGCGAACGAATCCGTCCCTGGCATCGTCTCTTCACGAGCTTTGGTCAGCGACATCTATCATCTGCGCGGCAACTTCACCCGACACATCATCACCATCGATCCAGCGGAGATGGCCAGCATCGAACGTTCCGACGACGAACTTTTCCGCGCCATGCGCGACGACATGCAGGCCTTCTCCGCCACGGCCCGCACCGAGGAAGACCGTGCCGCCCTCGCCAACGTCCAGGCTCTCACCGACCGTTTCCTCGCCGAGTGGCAGACGGTGCTTCCCCTCAGTCGCGCTGGAAAGAAGTCCGAAGCCGCCGCTGTCTATCTCAAAGACACCACGCCGATCATCAGCGAACTCAATGAGGTTCTCCCCAACCTCGATCATCGCAAGCTTGCCCAGCAGAGTGAGGTCAGTGCCTCGGTCACCACCACCGTCCGTCGCTCCTTCTGGCTGACTCTGGTCATCTTCATCTTCTCCACACTCGCTGGTGCTTTGGTAGCCGCCTACATAGTCAACGGAACCAATCGCACGTTACGCTCTGCAGTCGCGGAACTCGGCGAGGTTGCGGGTCAGATCTCTGGGGCCGCCTCGCAGGTCGCGTCCTCCAGCGAGAAGATGGCGCAGGGATCGTCTCACCAGGCCGCCACGATCGAGGAGACCTCCTCCGCAAGTACGCAGATCAATTCCATGGCTCAGCGCAACACGGAAAACTCCCGCACTACTGCCGAGATCGTCACCCAGTCCCAGGTCCGCTTCGAGGAGACTAATCACTCCCTGCACCAGATGGTTGAGGCGATGGATGGCATCACGAGCTCCAGCCAGAAAATCTCGAAGATCATCAAGGTCATCGACGAGATCGCCTTCCAGACCAATATCCTCGCGCTCAATGCCGCCGTCGAAGCCGCGCGTGCTGGTGAGGCCGGAATGGGTTTCGCTGTTGTTGCCGACGAAGTGCGCAACCTTGCTCAGCGCTGCGCTCAGGCTGCGCAGGATACCGCGAATTTGATCGATGAGTCCATCCAGCGCTCGCATGGCGGCAAGATCAAGGTCGACGAGGTCGCGATCGCCATCCGCGTCATCACCTCAGAGTCCGCGAAGATGAAGATTCTCGTTGACGAGATCAACCTGGGCAGCATCGAGCAGGCCCGCGGCATCGACCAGATCAGCCGGTCAATCTCGCAGATGGAACAGGTAACCCAGGACGCCGCCGCCAATGCGGAGCAGGGAGCCGGCGCGGCTCAGCGTCTGAGCACTCAAGCCAGGACAATGCAGGAGGTCGTCGAACGGCTCAACGCTCTGGTCGATGGGGCTTCGCGCTCGTCAGCCCGCATTGCGCCGGAGCACGCGGTCGTGCGAGCCGCCGGCGCACGAATCACCCCAACGCTACGAACGCCCCCTCGGGGCGTAAGAACCACCTTCAAGTCATCCGTCCCCTTTTCTGTCTCCAGCCGCGTGATCCCCGCCCATGCCACGCTCGGCGGGAAGGACTTCAGCGATTTTCCGCTCGATGACGGCGACTTCAAGGAGTTCTAG
- a CDS encoding chemotaxis protein CheA encodes MRKAGRQANREDAEDAKEPPIRQQAEGSIVQAVPGAETASIAGASLNDQIDEISTRLIIDGVQSLDPADFRRFGDAAATNGCQQAASLARSLADRIAPPATLSVPERTGLLSSGLVELRRLIDHRDAIVPAPVAPVPASSTVLPPETNSLAADEDLILEFITESTEHLVTIESQMLLLEKDSAESETLNAVFRGFHTIKGLAGFLEFTAIQSLAHEVETVLDLARNGQLAVTPSVVDAVLESTDVVRRELDGISKRLAGKAFPPSGVTEDLLGRIRRVAAAQSAAVSPPSPSEPSPAAPPSVPQNQPATAALPIPVQRKGHPVEVSPASSVPTEAFRGGDSTVRIDTAKLDQLMDMVGEMVIAQTLIGHSPALTSVQDTRFLRDLTQLARITSDVQRITTGMRMVPIGMQFQKTARLIRDLSRRAGKQIVLETAGEDTELDKSIAEELSDPLLHMVRNSIDHGIEPPEERAALGKDPTATIRIAAYHQSGQIVVAISDDGRGLNREKILAKAQQNGLIQPGHQLTDSEIFLLIFEAGFSTAEKVTDISGRGVGMDVVRKHVQKLRGRIDIHSKAGEGTTFYIKLPLTLAIIEGLVVVVGNHRYVVPIYSVREMFRPRTEMLSTVQGSGEMAMVRGSLMPVIRLHRRFGLDPRSTNLTDGMLVVAETEGKQFCIFIDELIGKQEVVIKSLGPSFKHVVGVAGCAILGDGRVGLILDVDGIYKGKP; translated from the coding sequence GTGCGTAAGGCAGGTCGTCAGGCAAATCGCGAGGATGCAGAGGATGCGAAGGAGCCACCCATCCGGCAACAAGCAGAGGGATCCATTGTTCAGGCCGTGCCGGGTGCTGAGACGGCATCAATCGCGGGCGCTTCGCTCAATGATCAGATCGACGAGATATCCACTAGGCTAATCATCGATGGCGTTCAGTCGCTCGATCCTGCCGACTTTCGCCGCTTCGGCGACGCTGCAGCCACTAACGGATGCCAGCAAGCCGCAAGTCTCGCTCGCAGCCTCGCCGATCGCATCGCGCCTCCCGCGACCCTCTCTGTTCCGGAGAGGACCGGCCTTCTTAGCTCTGGACTCGTCGAGCTTCGCAGGCTCATCGATCATCGGGACGCCATCGTGCCCGCACCGGTCGCACCCGTCCCCGCATCATCAACTGTCTTACCCCCCGAGACCAACTCTCTCGCCGCCGACGAAGACCTCATCCTCGAGTTCATTACAGAGTCCACCGAGCATCTCGTCACGATTGAGAGCCAGATGCTCCTGCTCGAGAAGGACAGCGCCGAGAGCGAGACACTGAACGCTGTCTTCCGTGGCTTCCATACCATCAAGGGACTTGCCGGCTTCCTCGAATTCACAGCCATCCAATCGCTCGCCCACGAGGTGGAGACGGTCCTCGACCTCGCCCGCAACGGACAACTCGCGGTTACGCCATCCGTAGTCGACGCCGTACTCGAAAGCACCGACGTCGTCCGAAGGGAGCTCGATGGCATTAGCAAGAGGCTCGCCGGCAAGGCTTTTCCTCCCTCCGGCGTAACCGAAGATCTTCTGGGGCGAATCCGCAGAGTTGCTGCCGCGCAATCCGCAGCCGTCTCTCCCCCTTCCCCAAGCGAACCCAGTCCCGCGGCGCCTCCATCCGTGCCGCAAAACCAGCCTGCAACTGCCGCGCTTCCCATCCCAGTCCAGCGTAAGGGGCACCCCGTCGAAGTCAGTCCAGCCTCCAGCGTTCCCACGGAGGCCTTCCGCGGAGGCGACTCCACCGTCCGAATCGATACCGCCAAGCTCGACCAGCTCATGGATATGGTCGGCGAGATGGTCATCGCCCAGACTCTCATCGGTCACAGTCCTGCCCTGACCTCCGTCCAGGACACGCGCTTCCTTCGCGACCTCACCCAACTCGCCCGCATTACCTCGGACGTCCAGCGCATCACCACCGGTATGCGCATGGTTCCCATCGGTATGCAGTTCCAAAAGACCGCGCGGCTCATCCGCGATCTCTCCCGCCGCGCCGGAAAGCAGATCGTCCTTGAGACCGCCGGAGAGGACACTGAACTCGACAAGAGCATCGCCGAGGAGCTCTCCGACCCTCTCCTTCATATGGTGCGCAACTCGATCGATCACGGTATCGAGCCCCCCGAGGAGCGCGCCGCACTTGGCAAGGATCCCACAGCGACGATCCGCATCGCCGCCTATCATCAATCCGGTCAGATTGTCGTTGCTATCTCGGACGACGGCCGCGGCCTCAATCGCGAGAAGATCCTCGCGAAAGCCCAGCAGAACGGTCTCATCCAGCCCGGCCATCAGCTCACCGACAGCGAGATCTTCCTCCTTATCTTTGAAGCAGGCTTCTCGACGGCAGAAAAGGTCACCGACATCTCCGGCCGCGGAGTCGGCATGGACGTCGTCCGCAAGCATGTCCAGAAACTGCGCGGGCGCATCGATATCCATTCGAAGGCGGGCGAGGGAACCACCTTCTACATCAAACTCCCGCTCACCCTCGCCATCATCGAAGGTCTCGTCGTCGTCGTCGGCAACCATCGTTACGTCGTGCCGATTTACTCAGTCCGGGAGATGTTCCGTCCCAGAACGGAAATGCTCTCAACCGTGCAGGGCTCGGGCGAGATGGCGATGGTACGAGGCAGTCTGATGCCTGTTATCCGCCTGCATCGCCGCTTCGGCCTCGACCCTCGCAGCACGAACCTCACCGATGGAATGCTGGTCGTCGCCGAGACCGAAGGCAAGCAGTTCTGCATCTTCATCGACGAACTCATTGGCAAGCAGGAGGTCGTCATCAAGAGCCTCGGCCCAAGCTTCAAGCATGTCGTCGGTGTGGCGGGCTGTGCCATCCTCGGCGATGGCCGTGTGGGTCTCATCCTCGACGTCGACGGTATTTACAAGGGGAAGCCCTGA
- a CDS encoding CheR family methyltransferase has protein sequence MPSSTLLSLDAAPVLHPAEFEKIRRLAYEHCGIDLHNGKQSLVAARLSKKLRELGLRTFQEYYDHVTADRSGAAMATMIDFLTSNHTSFFREPRHFDFLRKTIYPTLRTRPEIHIWSAACSSGEEPYSIAMSLLEEGGAEAAASVCIKATDISTRVLETARRGIYPSERFQGIPMPVLQRYLLKGHNASADRFRFRNEVRSMITFEHFNLMESIPGSYRCSVIFCRNIMIYFDKPTQQSLVARLSARLEDGGYLFIGHSESLNAISHGLDYVSPATYRKPVRQNGRS, from the coding sequence ATGCCTTCCTCGACACTCCTCTCGCTGGACGCAGCCCCTGTCCTGCACCCCGCCGAATTCGAGAAGATCCGCCGCCTCGCCTATGAGCATTGCGGTATCGACCTCCACAACGGCAAGCAGAGCCTCGTTGCCGCGCGCCTGAGCAAGAAACTTCGCGAACTCGGCCTCCGCACCTTCCAGGAGTACTACGACCACGTCACCGCCGATCGCTCCGGAGCGGCGATGGCGACCATGATCGACTTCCTTACCAGCAACCACACCAGCTTCTTCCGAGAGCCGCGCCACTTCGACTTTCTTCGCAAGACCATCTATCCGACCCTTCGGACACGCCCCGAGATCCACATCTGGAGCGCTGCCTGCTCCAGTGGCGAGGAGCCCTATTCGATCGCCATGAGTCTCCTTGAAGAAGGTGGTGCCGAAGCCGCCGCCAGCGTCTGCATCAAAGCGACCGACATCTCCACCCGTGTCCTCGAAACAGCTCGCCGCGGTATCTATCCCTCCGAGCGCTTTCAGGGAATCCCCATGCCCGTGCTGCAACGTTACTTACTCAAGGGACACAATGCCTCCGCCGACCGGTTTCGTTTCAGGAACGAAGTCCGCTCGATGATTACCTTTGAGCACTTCAACCTGATGGAGTCGATCCCCGGAAGCTATCGTTGCTCTGTGATCTTCTGTCGCAACATCATGATCTATTTCGACAAGCCGACCCAGCAGAGTCTCGTAGCGCGTCTTTCGGCGCGCCTCGAAGACGGGGGCTATCTGTTCATCGGCCACTCCGAGAGCCTCAACGCTATCTCCCACGGCCTCGATTACGTCTCGCCCGCCACCTACCGCAAGCCTGTCCGGCAGAACGGGCGCTCCTGA
- a CDS encoding chemotaxis protein CheD codes for MASLIIGIGDCKLSSDPADVLVTHALGSCIAILIHDPVARVAGLLHYMLPESSLDLDRAARNPFLYADTGIPLLFQNAYDLGAIKSRMVVMAVGGAHMLDVNDTFHIGQRNHQAMRRIFHRAGVQVQKEEIGGKASRTVRIDVGSGRVQLRVSGEPECEMSASSRRKGFSHALQHPDWE; via the coding sequence ATGGCGTCGCTCATCATTGGTATCGGCGATTGCAAGCTCAGCAGCGACCCTGCGGATGTGCTCGTCACGCATGCCCTCGGCTCCTGCATCGCGATCCTCATTCATGATCCCGTCGCGCGCGTGGCTGGTCTTCTGCACTACATGCTTCCCGAGTCATCGCTTGACCTGGATAGGGCCGCGAGAAACCCCTTTCTCTACGCCGACACGGGCATTCCGCTGCTCTTTCAGAACGCCTATGATCTCGGCGCCATCAAGTCGCGCATGGTCGTTATGGCGGTCGGTGGAGCGCACATGCTCGATGTCAACGACACCTTTCACATCGGCCAGCGCAATCACCAGGCGATGCGCAGGATCTTCCATCGAGCCGGCGTCCAGGTCCAGAAGGAAGAGATCGGCGGCAAAGCATCGCGCACCGTGCGAATCGACGTAGGCTCCGGGCGCGTGCAGCTTCGCGTCTCCGGCGAGCCCGAGTGTGAGATGTCCGCTTCCTCCCGGAGAAAGGGGTTTAGCCATGCCCTTCAACATCCCGATTGGGAATGA
- a CDS encoding chemotaxis protein CheX, with translation MKASDLAGLMPVCCSDVLHSMCFTSLLNTSTLDAHQAGVPPPREDYGFGLRFKGVVSGRFGMHLGMGTARTLTANFLAKEVQQLAAGDVDEIVCELANMLCGSVVSQVDGEHGYVLTPPEPIGTLPDFDEEDVLISRFDTDSGTITTWFVVEGEPCPR, from the coding sequence ATGAAAGCTTCTGATCTCGCTGGCCTGATGCCTGTCTGCTGTTCCGATGTACTGCATTCCATGTGCTTCACCAGCTTGCTCAATACCTCGACCCTTGACGCGCATCAGGCCGGTGTCCCCCCACCTCGCGAGGACTACGGCTTCGGCCTTCGTTTCAAGGGGGTTGTCTCGGGACGCTTCGGCATGCATCTCGGTATGGGCACCGCGCGTACACTCACCGCTAACTTTCTTGCCAAGGAGGTCCAGCAGCTCGCCGCAGGTGATGTCGACGAGATAGTCTGCGAACTCGCCAACATGCTCTGTGGATCTGTCGTCAGCCAGGTCGATGGCGAGCATGGCTATGTTCTCACTCCACCGGAACCCATCGGCACGCTGCCCGACTTCGACGAGGAAGACGTTCTGATCTCGAGGTTCGATACGGATAGCGGCACCATCACGACCTGGTTCGTCGTCGAGGGCGAGCCATGTCCACGATAG